One segment of Penaeus vannamei isolate JL-2024 chromosome 3, ASM4276789v1, whole genome shotgun sequence DNA contains the following:
- the LOC138859887 gene encoding uncharacterized protein: MSLLPHKATKLESIVSDGINQLQDSNMEDLSVNIRWGQISSVMYTVAKELQHATCQMKNEWWHQKAEELQGYAGAHMFRAFYNGLKAVYGPRCSGPNLILSADGSTLHTTPHEILRKWKEYFRQLLNRPSTVDSTAIERLEQHPIRHDLDGPSTFDELQRPLKTLRAGKAPGIDGIPERILPESQCGFRHGHITADMIFALRQLQEKAIEQKIALYMVFIDFTKAFDSLGRDALCRIMMKYGCPPRLLAVIKAFHTDMRATVTVNGETSDFFQMLHGVKQGCILAPTLFALFLAAAIEEMADNSLDGIYIRTWSNGGLFNLSRLKSQRHVLVKCIRELLYADDSALVSHTLDGIQRLLEKFAEAASNYGMTINILKKRGTLPAGSWTAACPTKGPAGWNATRRS; this comes from the exons ATGAGTCTACTACCACATAAGGCAACTAAACTAGAAAGCATTGTGTCTGATGGCATCAACCAACTACAGGATTCTAACATGGAAGACCTGAGTGTAAACATACGATGGGGTCAGATCAGCAGTGTGATGTATACTGTCGCAAAAGAG CTTCAGCATGCTACCTGCCAGATGAAGAACGAGTGGTGGCACCAAAAGGCAGAGGAACTTCAGGGGTATGCAGGAGCCCACATGTTCCGAGCCTTCTATAATGGGCTGAAGGCAGTCTATGGGCCTCGATGTTCAGGTCCAAACCTAATACTTAGCGCAGATGGCTCAACTCTGCACACAACCCCCCATGAAATACTGAGAAAATGGAAGGAGTACTTCCGGCAGCTCCTGAACAGACCATCGACTGTTGATAGCACAGCCATTGAGAGACTAGAGCAGCACCCCATACGGCATGATCTGGATGGTCCATCCACGTTTGATGAACTGCAACGTCCGCTGAAGACCCTCAGAGCCGGAAAGGCACCAGGCATCGATGGGATACCAG AGAGAATACTGCCAGAGAGCCAGTGCGGTTTTCGACATGGCCACATCACTGCAGATATGATCTTTGCCTTGAGACAACTTCAAGAAAAGGCTATTGAACAAAAGATAGCTTTGTACATGGTCTTCATAGACTTCACAAAGGCCTTTGATTCTTTGGGTAGGGACGCTTTATGCCGTATTATGATGAAATATGGATGTCCACCAAGGTTACTGGCTGTCATCAAGGCTTTCCACACAGACATGAGAGCTACGGTAACTGTAAATGGAGAGACCTCCGACTTCTTTCAAATGCTTCACGGTGTCAAACAGGGATGCATACTGGCTCCCACACTGTTTGCACTGTTTCTAGCTGCTGCCATTGAAGAAATGGCAGACAACTCATTGGACGGAATATACATTCGTACTTGGTCGAACGGTGGACTGTTCAACCTTTCACGACTAAAATCTCAACGCCATGTGCTGGTGAAGTGTATTCGCGAGCTCCTCTATGCTGATGACTCTGCGCTGGTGTCACACACACTGGACGGTATCCAGCGGCTGTTAGAGAAGTTTGCCGAAGCGGCCAGCAATTATGGTATGaccataaatatattaaaaaaacgaGGTACTTTACCAGCCGGCTCCTGGACAGCTGCATGCCCCACCAAGGGTCCTGCTGGGTGGAACGCCACTCGTCGAAGCTAA
- the LOC138859889 gene encoding uncharacterized protein, which translates to MDSEIDARVRAAAAAFARLKDRLWKVKAIRLNTKLNVYKAVVLSALLYGLEVSTLYARHVRRLSLLVQRYLRGLMGITWKDHITNVEVLRRANISTMEAMIARSQLRWTGHVIRMSEERLPRALLFAELKEGTRLHGRPRLHFKDTVTRRLTLAGIRYQQLEKLASDRAGGAQ; encoded by the coding sequence ATGGACAGTGAGATCGACGCACGGGTGAGGGCCGCTGCAGCTGCATTTGCACGCCTCAAGGACCGACTGTGGAAGGTGAAAGCGATAAGACTGAATACGAAACTAAATGTATACAAGGCTGTAGTGCTGAGCGCTCTTCTGTATGGACTAGAGGTGTCAACCCTATATGCCCGGCATGTCCGACGGCTGTCTCTTCTGGTCCAACGCTATCTCCGTGGACTTATGGGTATCACCTGGAAAGACCATATCACCAATGTTGAAGTCCTGAGACGGGCGAACATCTCGACAATGGAAGCCATGATTGCTCGCTCACAACTCAGATGGACCGGACACGTCATCAGAATGTCTGAAGAACGACTACCGCGAGCTCTGCTGTTTGCTGAATTGAAAGAAGGGACAAGGCTCCATGGTAGACCGCGACTACATTTTAAAGATACTGTAACACGTCGTCTGACCTTAGCCGGTATCAGGTATCAGCAGCTGGAGAAGCTGGCAAGCGACCGGGCCGGAGGCGCTCAGTAG